Part of the Streptomyces sp. NBC_01460 genome, GTCGCGGCCGGTCTTGGGCGTCAGCAGCCAGACCGCCCCACCGTCCTCGATCAGACCAATGGCATCCACCAGCGCGTCCGTAAGGTCGCCGTCCTCGTCGCGGAACCAGAGCAGGACGACGTCAGCGACGTCGTCGTAGTCCTCGTCGACGAGTTCCTGGCCGATTGTGGCCTCAATGCCCTCACGGAGCTCCTGCTCGACGTCGTCGTCGTAGCCGATCTCCTGGACCACCTGTCCGGGTTCGAACCCAAGCCTTGCGGCCGTGTTGGTCCGTTCCTCCGCGTGGTCCGCGGTCGCGCTCACGGGTTGCCTCCTGATCATGTTTCGGAAAATGCTTCAGCCACGCGCGTGCGCGGGGCATTGGCCGTAGTCCACACGGGCTCGGCGAATCGCGCAAGTACCCGGCGTCCGAGACCGCCTAAACGGTGACGTTCCCTGCCACGTCGCCGCAACTTCCGGCCGTCTCCTGCGGGCCCGGAAATGGTGTCCGGACCCTTTACGTCCTTCCTCAGCTTATGCCGTTTCGCTCCGCCATTCGGATTCGAACGGGCTTTGGGAACGCTTGGCCGGGTTGGGCGTATGGTTGCGGTTTGGGCAGGGCCGCCCTCGCGCTGCTGGTACTGGTGCCCGGACACGGCGTCCGGTGAACCTCGTGTTACCCCACAGTAGAGATGACGTTCAGGCCCTGGCGGTACACGATGGTGGCGGCGTACGCGGCCACCACGGGGGTACGTTCCCCGCAACCAGGCCCCGAAGAGCACCACCGAACAGCGAAGGAACAGTGTGGCTTCCGGATCCGATCGCAACCCGATCATCATTGGCGGCCTTCCGAGCCAGGTCCCGGACTTCGATCCTGAAGAGACCCAGGAATGGCTCGACTCCCTCGACGCCGCCGTCGACGAGCGCGGCCGTGAGCGGGCGCGCTACCTGATGCTCAGGCTCATCGAGCGCGCGCGCGAGAAGCGCGTGGCCGTGCCCGAGATGCGCAGCACCGACTACGTCAACACGATCGCCACGAAGGACGAGCCGTTCTTCCCCGGCGACGAGGAGATCGAGCGCAAGGTCCTCAACGCGACCCGGTGGAACGCCGCGGTGATGGTCTCCCGCGCCCAGCGTCCCGGGATCGGTGTCGGCGGCCACATCGCCACCTTCGCCTCCTCCGCCTCGCTGTACGACGTGGGCTTCAACCACTTCTTCCGGGGCAAGGACGACGGTCTGGGCGGTGACCAGATCTTCTTCCAGGGACACGCGTCCCCGGGCATCTACGCCCGCGCCTTCCTCCTCGACCGGCTGAGCGAGGCGCAGCTCGACGGCTTCCGCCAGGAGAAGTCGAAGGCCGGACACGCGCTGTCCAGCTACCCCCACCCGCGGTCGATGCCGGACTTCTGGGAGTTCCCCACCGTCTCGATGGGCCTCGGCCCGCTCGGTGCGATCTACCAGGCGCGGATGAACCGCTACATGGAGGCGCGCGGCATCGCCGACACCTCCAAGTCGCACGTCTGGGCCTATCTGGGCGACGGCGAGATGGACGAGCCCGAGTCGCTCGGCCAGCTCTCCATCGCCGCCCGCGAGGGGCTGGACAACCTCACCTTCGTGGTGAACTGCAACCTGCAGCGCCTGGACGGGCCGGTCCGCGGCAACGGCAAGATCATCCAGGAGCTGGAGTCCCAGTTCCGCGGCGCCGGCTGGAACGTCATCAAGCTGGTCTGGGACCGCACCTGGGACCCGCTGCTCGCGCAGGACCGCACGGGCATCCTGGTCAACAAGCTGAACACCACGCCGGACGGCCAGTTCCAGACGTACGCCACGGAGACCGGGGCGTACATCCGCGATCACTTCTTCGGTGACGACCCGCGGCTGCGCGACATGGTCAAGGACATGTCCGACGACCAGATCCTGCACCTGGGCCGCGGCGGTCACGACCACCGCAAGGTCTACGCGGCGTACGCGGCGGCCAAGGCCCACAAGGGCCAGCCGACGGTGATCCTCGCGCAGACGGTCAAGGGCTGGACGCTCGGACCGAACTTCGAGGGCCGCAACGCGACCCACCAGATGAAGAAGCTCACGGCGGACGACCTCAAGCGCTTCCGTGACCGGCTCCACATCCCGATCGCGGACAAGCAGCTGGAGGACGGCAACCCGCCGTACTACCACCCGGGCCGCGACTCGGAGGAGATCCAGTACATGCACGACCGCCGCCAGGGTCTGGGCGGCTACGTCCCGACGCGTGTGGTGCGTGCGAAGCCGCTGCCCCTTCCCGACGAGAAGGCGTACGCGACCGCGAAGAAGGGGTCGGGTCAGCAGTCGATCGCCACGACCATGGCGTTCGTCCGTGTGCTGAAGGACCTCATGCGGGACAAGGAGATCGGCAAGCGTTTCGTGCTGATCGCCCCCGATGAGTACCGCACCTTCGGCATGGACGCGTTCTTCCCGAGCGCGAAGATCTACAACCCGCTCGGCCAGCAGTACGAGTCCGTGGACCGTGAGCTGCTCCTCGCGTACAAGGAGTCGCCGACCGGCCAGATGCTGCACGACGGCATCTCCGAGGCCGGGTGCACCGCCTCGCTGATCGCCGCCGGTTCGGCGTACGCCACGCACGGCGAGCCGCTGATCCCGGTGTACGTCTTCTACTCGATGTTCGGTTTCCAGCGCACCGGTGACCAGTTCTGGCAGATGGCCGACCAGCTCTCGCGCGGATTCGTGCTGGGAGCGACCGCCGGACGTACGACGCTGACCGGTGAGGGTCTGCAGCACGCGGACGGCCACTCGCAGCTGCTCGCCTCGACGAACCCGGCCTGCGTCTCCTACGACCCGGCGTTCGGGTACGAGATCGCGCACATCGTCAAGGACGGTCTCCGCCGGATGTACGGCGGGACGCCCGACGAGAACGAGGACGTCTTCTACTAC contains:
- the aceE gene encoding pyruvate dehydrogenase (acetyl-transferring), homodimeric type → MASGSDRNPIIIGGLPSQVPDFDPEETQEWLDSLDAAVDERGRERARYLMLRLIERAREKRVAVPEMRSTDYVNTIATKDEPFFPGDEEIERKVLNATRWNAAVMVSRAQRPGIGVGGHIATFASSASLYDVGFNHFFRGKDDGLGGDQIFFQGHASPGIYARAFLLDRLSEAQLDGFRQEKSKAGHALSSYPHPRSMPDFWEFPTVSMGLGPLGAIYQARMNRYMEARGIADTSKSHVWAYLGDGEMDEPESLGQLSIAAREGLDNLTFVVNCNLQRLDGPVRGNGKIIQELESQFRGAGWNVIKLVWDRTWDPLLAQDRTGILVNKLNTTPDGQFQTYATETGAYIRDHFFGDDPRLRDMVKDMSDDQILHLGRGGHDHRKVYAAYAAAKAHKGQPTVILAQTVKGWTLGPNFEGRNATHQMKKLTADDLKRFRDRLHIPIADKQLEDGNPPYYHPGRDSEEIQYMHDRRQGLGGYVPTRVVRAKPLPLPDEKAYATAKKGSGQQSIATTMAFVRVLKDLMRDKEIGKRFVLIAPDEYRTFGMDAFFPSAKIYNPLGQQYESVDRELLLAYKESPTGQMLHDGISEAGCTASLIAAGSAYATHGEPLIPVYVFYSMFGFQRTGDQFWQMADQLSRGFVLGATAGRTTLTGEGLQHADGHSQLLASTNPACVSYDPAFGYEIAHIVKDGLRRMYGGTPDENEDVFYYLTVYNEPIQHPAEPADVDVEGILKGVHRYRAGEKGRIPAQILASGVAVPWAVEAQRILADEWDVKADVWSATSWNELRREAVEVERHNLLHPEEEQQVPYVTRKLSGSEGPFVAVSDWMRSVPDQIARWVPGAYQSLGADGFGFADTRGAARRFFHIDAQSIVLAVLTELAKEGKIDRSALKTALDRYELLDVAAAGPGPAGGDA
- a CDS encoding DUF3052 domain-containing protein, translated to MSATADHAEERTNTAARLGFEPGQVVQEIGYDDDVEQELREGIEATIGQELVDEDYDDVADVVLLWFRDEDGDLTDALVDAIGLIEDGGAVWLLTPKTGRDGYVEPSDINEAAQTAGLAQTKSISAGKDWTGSRLVTPKGAPAKR